The following proteins are co-located in the Vanessa atalanta chromosome 11, ilVanAtal1.2, whole genome shotgun sequence genome:
- the LOC125067487 gene encoding uncharacterized protein LOC125067487: protein MNKLLIVLLAVCLVSVHAFVKRDAETPKPDALKEFGDKVLSTVKEAVDPENIKKGFNDFIDKMDGAIKQFNAKPKEAKE, encoded by the exons ATGAACAAGCTATTAATTGTCCTTCTGGCTGTCTGCCTCGTCAGC GTACATGCTTTTGTGAAACGAGATGCAGAAACACCAAAACCTGATGCGTTAAAAGAATTTGGAGACAAAGTACTGAGCACTGTTAAGGAAGCTGTTGACCCCGAAAATATAAAGAAAGGATTTAacgattttattgataaaatggaCGGTGCA attaaaCAATTCAATGCTAAGCCCAAAGAAGCCAAAGAATAA